In Paramormyrops kingsleyae isolate MSU_618 chromosome 18, PKINGS_0.4, whole genome shotgun sequence, the DNA window CTGCGAGTGTTTTCACTGCATGGCTGAACATGCGACTTCTCAgggaagaggaagaagaggcaAGTAACTGGAAAATGCAACTGGAATATGCTGACCATGAAGATGCTGCATCGTGAAACTATGGTCATTAAGTTCCTCATTATGGTAGTTAGGGGAATACCATAGGAAATCATATGTTAATGAGTAACTAATAGTATTTCTCCCCTTCTGGTCATCCACATAGGCCTTTATGTGTCATTTTAGCATCACTAAAATGACGTTTAGCCATAAAATGACTTTCTATTGCTTTTACTTACAAGTAATTCATGGGTTTTGTAGCTTGATATTACAAAAAAACTAATATCATAAAGTATTGCACATATTGCTCTTAAAATTCTTCagatttttcgtttttttttattcttctgAGAAAACTGCAAACAATGTTAGGGCAAAATAGAAAAAAGCTGGTTCCTGCACACTCCCCTTCCTGTTATCCAGTTGAAAAAATAGAGATGTTTTGAAGCAGTCCTCACGCTCCTCGTATCCTGTTTTAATTCTGGAAAACAGCATGTGAAGATGTTACATCCGCTGAAGAAGCCAAATGCCTTCTACAGCCCCATGTGCTGGTAGAGTCACATTAAAAAAAGGCTCTAAAAATATAAGACTACAGTCTTATTTTAACGACGACCCACTGTTCAGTCTGGGTTCAGCTACTGCACTGGCCAGAAGTCCTAACCACTGTGCAAATTCTCTAACCCGCGTTTGACATGGTTCTATATCCACCAGGGGGAGCCTGAGCACCAGCATCACTGATGAGGACAAAACCCCTGTAAGTACATACTAATGTTTGATGACATGATGTATATTTTCCATGGCTTTGTCAGGATTTATACATGGCTGTCTGTGCTCGACAAAaaattccctgccttgcacctatagcttccgggatagacTGTGAACCCCCTGCACAGTACAAGCagctatggaaaatggatggatggaaggatggatggatggatccatCCACTCTCCATAAGCAGAGGGAAGCAATGAGCCTGAAGACCATcgcaggaagcacaggacacagggtGGGAGGACGGATGGCAGAGGGTGTGAATGCATGGTggggcacacatacacacccacacacacacacatacacacccacacacacacacatacacacccgccacacacacatacacacccgcacacacacacatacacacccacacatacacacacacacacacacatacacaccggcacacacacacatacacacccgcacacacacacatacacacacacacacacacacatacacacccgcacacacacacatacacaccggcacacccacacacatactgtacacacccacacatacacacccacacatacacatacacaccggcacacacacacacacacacatacacacacacacacacacatacacacccgcacacccacacatacacaccggcacacccacacacacacacacacacacacatactgtacacacccacacatacacacccacacatacacatacacatcggcacacacacacacatacacaccggcacacacacacatacacacacacacccgcacatacacatacacaccggcacacacacacacacaaacaccggcacacacacacatacagtacacaccggcacacacacacatacacatacacacccgcacatacacacatacacacacacacccgcacatacacacacacacatacacacccgcacacatacacaccggcacacatacacacccgcacatacacacatacacacccgcacacacacacatacacacccgcacacacacacatacacaccggcacacacacacacacatacacacccgcacacacacacatacacaccggcacacatacacacccgcacacacacacatacacaccggcacacacacacccgcacatacacacacacacacacacacacacccgcacacacacacatacaaaccggcacacatacacatacacacccgcacatacacacacacacatacaaaccggcacacatacacacccacacatacacacatacacacccacacatacacacccgcACATACACACCCGCAC includes these proteins:
- the LOC140579690 gene encoding uncharacterized protein, producing MVGHTYTPTHTHIHTHTHTHTHPPHTHTHPHTHTYTPTHTHTHTHIHTGTHTHTHPHTHTYTHTHTHIHTRTHTHTHRHTHTHTVHTHTYTPTHTHTHRHTHTHTHTHTHTHIHTRTPTHTHRHTHTHTHTHTYCTHPHIHTHTYTYTSAHTHTYTPAHTHIHTHTRTYTYTPAHTHTQTPAHTHIQYTPAHTHIHIHTRTYTHTHTHPHIHTHTYTPAHIHTGTHTHPHIHTYTPAHTHIHTRTHTHTHRHTHTHIHTRTHTHTHRHTYTPAHTHIHTGTHTPAHTHTHTHTHPHTHTYKPAHIHIHTRTYTHTHTNRHTYTPTHTHIHTHTYTPASF